In Populus nigra chromosome 1, ddPopNigr1.1, whole genome shotgun sequence, one genomic interval encodes:
- the LOC133673639 gene encoding uncharacterized protein LOC133673639 → MGSSSAVGKTEEELQREIDELHRQQRQISERLRDPRGLRRGGFSSAAAAAPRNFASNGARNRGFVRPADRNEVEDQPPAKRRLLSAVVKVEEDGEIIEDPARAEDVKKQQLAEEGNGDPAKGTLADGKPTMLRQSGWSRRDVNQRAVKRVVETPVIEPVPRVLPKNQDPSLVSRNKRMLGQLLGTLEKFRKEDMKLSGTEAFIQRSNALQRAEQKAREESERLRQQEREQIAEQRKKDLTLRARIAAKAEEKKLELLFLRWSEHHKKLSNFIRTKAEPPIYYLSKKPLEKDATLLDQQREQAFLEWKAARREELSEYQKQIGDQHLGYVEKELERWQNARKVRRANNDANLQETMDKELDTHRLEHGPKTRKIPGGSNNEDEDDVEDINVGEDDLMDDVLVVDDNSRRVDEVAQPEPNDTSPPS, encoded by the exons ATGGGTAGTAGCAGTGCTGTAGGGAAAACGGAGGAAGAGCTCCAACGAGAGATCGATGAGCTCCATCGCCAACAGCGCCAG ATTTCGGAGCGCCTTCGTGATCCTCGGGGACTTCGAAGGGGAGGCTTTTcctccgccgccgccgccgccccTCGAAACTTCGCTTCTAATGGTGCTCGTAATCGCGGCTTTGTTCGACCG GCTGATAGGAACGAGGTAGAAGATCAACCTCCTGCGAAAAGGCGACTTTTATCTGCTGTTGTTAAG GTGGAGGAGGATGGAGAGATCATTGAGGATCCTGCCAGAGCAGAGGATGTGAAGAAGCAGCAATTGGCTGAGGAAGGAAATGGTGACCCTGCTAAAGGGACTCTGGCTGATGGAAAGCCTACCATGTTAAGGCAAAGTGGTTGGTCTAGGAGAGATGTCAATCAAAGAGCAGTGAAGAGG GTGGTTGAAACTCCAGTGATTGAGCCTGTTCCAAGGGTGTTACCCAAGAATCAGGATCCAAGCTTGGTTAGCAGAAACAAAAGAATGCTGGGGCAACTTTTAGGTACTCTGGAG AAATTCAGGAAAGAAGATATGAAACTTTCAGGCACTGAAGCATTTATACAAAGGTCAAATGCCTTGCAAAGA GCTGAACAAAAAGCACGTGAAGAAAGTGAAAGGCTGAGGCAACAAGAGCGTGAACAAATTGCTGAGCAGAGGAAGAAAGATCTG ACTCTCAGAGCACGCATTGCTGCAAAGGCTGAAGAAAAGAAGTTGGAATTGCTGTTTCTTCGCTGGAGTGAGCACCACAAAAAACTTAGCAATTTTATAAG GACCAAGGCAGAACCTCCAATTTATTATTTGTCTAAAAAGCCGTTGGAAAAGGATGCCACCTTACTTGACCAGCAAAGAGAACAG GCATTTTTAGAATGGAAAGCTGCTAGGAGAGAGGAATTATCTGAATATCAGAAGCAGATTGGGGATCAGCATCTGGGCTATGTGGAAAAGGAGTTGGAGAGGTGGCAAAATGCAAGAAAAGTGAGGAGAGCAAACAATGATGCGAACTTGCAAGAAACAATGGACAAAGAACTGGATACCCACAGGCTTGAGCATGGTCCCAAGACAAGAAAGATACCTGGTGGAAGCAACAATGAAGACGAGGATGACGTGGAGGATATCAATGTCGGGGAGGATGACTTGATGGATGATGTTCTGGTGGTTGATGATAACAGCAGGAGGGTTGATGAGGTAGCCCAGCCAGAACCCAATGATACCAGCCCCCCCTCCTAA